A part of Neoarius graeffei isolate fNeoGra1 chromosome 8, fNeoGra1.pri, whole genome shotgun sequence genomic DNA contains:
- the zgc:171459 gene encoding uncharacterized protein zgc:171459, producing the protein MASSEFTYKLTDEDIKNLIRLRTTNALLFTRKRNAAKAAWSAIIRELGLEDKVTVEQIAKKWENLKLKYKEIKYPPPGMEAVARSSQWRWFKLLDEALKDEFTPDDSFHSMTSSTGDEDCGPQASKRICQVKVGSDVLELLVDDDSITRVGDSGPTVLSQERLLGEENPTMLSGLDIERARLAQERQILEKELEELDRERLVLDREKDLADREKLALQRDRAQLEKDRAAVDRDRASLEQDRARLEKDRAALERDKAALVRDRETLKAENQGKNSTECSLDTPHEKNREKLILLFERLIEKF; encoded by the exons ATGGCCAGCTCTGAATTTACATATAAAT TGACCGATGAGGACATAAAAAATCTGATCCGGCTGAGGACCACAAACGCGTTGCTGTTTACCAGGAAAAGAAATGCAGCCAAGGCAGCTTGGAG CGCCATTATTAGGGAGTTGGGTTTAGAAGACAAGGTGACAGTTGAACAGATTGCCAAGAAATGGGAAAACCTAAAGCTAAAATACAAG GAAATAAAATATCCTCCTCCTGGAATGGAGGCAGTCGCAAGATCTTCTCAGTGGAGATGGTTTAAACTCCTGGATGAAGCATTAAAGGATGAGTTTACGCCTGATGATAGCTTTCACTCAATGACATCATCAACAGGCGACGAAGACTGTGGCCCACAGGCCAGCAAGAGGATATGCCAGGTGAAAGTAGGAAGTGATGTATTAGAACTTCTGGTGGACGATGACAGTATAACGCGGGTCGGAGACTCAGGACCAACTGTACTAAGCCAGGAGAGGCTGCTGGGAGAGGAGAACCCGACAATGCTGTCAGGCCTGGACATTGAGCGGGCCAGGTTAGCTCAAGAACGACAGATTCTCGAAAAGGAGCTTGAAGAGCTGGACAGAGAAAGACTGGTATTAGACAGAGAAAAGGATCTGGCTGACCGGGAGAAGCTGGCGCTCCAGAGAGACCGGGCGCAGCTGGAGAAAGACAGAGCTGCTGTGGATAGAGACAGAGCATCGCTGGAACAGGATAGAGCCCGGCTGGAGAAAGACAGGGCAGCGTTGGAGAGGGACAAGGCGGCacttgtgagagacagagagactctgAAAGCTGAGAATCAAGGGAAAAACTCTACTGAGTGCAGCCTAGACACTCCACATGAGAAGAACAGAGAGAAATTAATTCTTTTGTTTGAGAGACTGATAGAAAAGTTCTGA